A segment of the Zingiber officinale cultivar Zhangliang chromosome 8B, Zo_v1.1, whole genome shotgun sequence genome:
GATTCAACTGATTAGTCGGCGCCTAGGACCACCTAATCCTACCTAAGCGCCAAGGCCATCTAGGCTAGCTGACTAGCATGTTTTCGGTGCGGCTAACTGGCACCTAGTGCCTAGGTGGTGCCTAGGTGGCCACCTAGGCCGATTTTTTGAACACTGCAAAATTTAATCGCATATTTATCTGATTTTTGCTTTTTCAAAAGAGAAAACTTACcaagaaaattttctttcaatatctGTAGGTCCTTTGCGGCCgacaagagggaggtgaattatCCTGCATAATAAAATAACGAATACATTTCTCAAACTATCGGGCTTTCAAACAATTGCacacttaaagaaataataatagaATTAAGAGAAGTACGAGATAAACAATTTACTTGGTTGGCAATTAGAGGATTGCTACTCCAAAGAAAATAAAGTCACTATAAAGATCTCCTTTTCGAACAAAACGTCGGAGGAGAGGAAGCCTCATATATGGAAATAAAGCTTGGAAGTGAAAAATAGAAAGAGATTCAAAGTACAAAGCGTGTTGATCGAAATGGAGAAGactaagactatatttatagtccACTAGTCGAAAATGGCTGTTTGCTGATGTGGCATGGTCCAAGCGCTCGGATCCTCTCCGGGCGCCCACAGCGTGGTAAATCATATCTTCTCACAAATGGTTACACAACGAGcatgggataaaattttatcccgctTCGGGCACCCCGACCAACTCCAAGCGCCCAGACCGTTCTGACATTGATCCGCAGTGTCGAGGAGTCGAGGTGCCCCGGTTGGCACCAAAGTGGTTTGGGTGGTCGGAGCAGCTCCGGCCGCTCGAAATAGCTTCGAGTACCCTGACAAGAGTCAACTCAAAGTTGACTTTTTGTAcgggcttccactccggctccgctcgcttggatgaATTCGGCCATttggaattgggctcacccgaacccatctttcggccttctcgagcaatcttccgctccggcttcttgtcccttgaaAACGTCGCACACTTCTTTCTTGTCAGTAaacgtactctttcgcagcatctcgtccctcgaacgcaccgagctcgtcaactccttcccatgccatccttctcattagctgcttctttcactcgacttcttgtactcctaagtttctgtacacttagacataagggtcaaaatacaacaagatctaatttgacttaattgatcatatcaaaactaccacggagtaCTTACAGTATCTACCTCTTAAAGTAAGTAAGATTTCAGTTCTTTGTTTAACATGTGTTTCTGGTGTAAttattgtgctattatagttGAGCTTAATATCACTTCATATTATTGAATAAAGGTAGCAGTGCATGTGGTATGATTGAGAATTTGAGATGGAAAGATATTAAATGTCGTAGAAATTTGGTGTTTTGAGTAGTTTAGGTGGTTTGAATTTGGAATATCATGTTTTTAGATTTGGTTAATTTTGTTGTGATGAAGTTTGATATTTTGGCAACAAGAATAGTATTTTATGAGAtaattatgttttttatttatgatttttttttattatttgagaTGGAGATATTTGTATTATGAATTTGTAATGTTCAGTTGGTTTTCTTTTATCTTAGATAGAGATAATTGGTGttttgatgtttaattttatggATAAATTTggtcaattttttatttaaagttattattatttgatttacaatattaaaaaattatagcaAAATTGGCTTAGGTTATGACTCTGGCTCGAGCTCGAAAGCTTTATTTTGATTTGAGCCTTCTAAATCGAGCTCGAGCCCTGGATTAAATTATTGAGCCAAGCTTGAGCTCAAATTTACAAGATTGATCAAGCTCAAGCTTGAGCCGAGTTAGCCTAAATCGAGTCGAGCTAAGGgtggctcgagctcgactcgactcGTTTACAGGATGATACAGGTAAACCTGAAACTCTTGAGTGTCATTTGTCCATCAACTTATGATAGTTCTAATCCACTCAATGACTTTTGCTTACCATTCTATATAAGAGCATTGGTCGGGAGATTGTTCGAAACTTTCAAGATGGAGAAAGagtggcaaaaggtgaaatcgCTCGCCTCCAGTGTCCCTATCGCACCCGACCCCGGTCCATcgcgagggaggtaaatcacgacagTCGAGAGAGCAAGTGGTGGTGGGATGAGGTGCACAAGGTTCAGAGATTTACACTCCGACAGCCTTGCGGTTCGACCCCGCGTCCTCAAGTGGCAAATGATCCACCACTTACTATCTCGGATGACCCGTGAGATTTAAGGTTTGAGGGGAAGGGAGTCAGGCAGAGTTGACATGCAGAGGGGCATTGACCATCAAAATAAATTGATAAGCACAGCGGACGACTCATCAACATAACGATGTTAGATTAAttgtttattaaaaaattatttattaattcatTAAGATTGAACTCATCCGTAAAATCATTTTGACGTTGCACCGTATATTTCTCGGGAGAACTTTGATTaattgtgatgcggtgataaagagGGGCCCCATTAAAGATAGGTCAAAGCAAGGAAAACCAATTGATGTAGCAGTCAAAGTCTAGTAGTCAAAGTCGGAGTGGGTCAGTTATGGCCAGCGGCGTAACCAGAATTTACaatccgggggggggggggggcgaattCAAGCTAACCATGGCACGCTGTTGAGATCATGCCTGATCTCGCCACCTCGCTGCAAGGCCGTAGCCCAGGCAAAACCTTACAGCGAGGTCGCGGCCAAAGCGAGATCTCTCCCTGTGACGCCGCTGCCAAGCTATCGctaagagaggagagggaaggggagaAGATCGAGCATACCGATGGGACGATGCATACTGGTGCTAGAGatcgaagaggagaggagaggaacgtGCTAGAGATTGGAGAGGTGGTCGAtcagagaggaagattttagggcGCTGGGAAGAAAAATTGAGAATACAAATCttaattagaaaattaattaatgatggaaACTTAATTCAATCACTAAAATAGCAACGGAAACTTAGTTTATTGCTAAATTAGTGACCATAATTTATTTCGATTTCTAATTAGCGACGGAAATTAAATTTCATCGCTAATTGTGAGTTTTCTTATAGTGATTATATGATGAGTTGCAATAaatgatatgatttaattgatcaaatttttgaAGGCTCGCCAATGAAATTAATCACCTTCATATAACAAATCAAACAATGCTtgactagcaaacaaaaatataaatatatgaaaaattaacaTTATATGTTTTTCCAACACTTAAATTCGTAATccaaagaaataaagcaagaaaactTTACCTTAATCAAAAAGCGTTTGCTGTGGAGTATCGGTGAAGCGACGATGACAACGCTGGCAGCAAACAATATCAGTGCTAGTGATAGCGGCATTTGGCGATAACAACATGGACGACAACGATATCAATGTGCGGCGGAGGATTTTGAGTGTAAAATTAGGATTAGGGAAAGGGAAAGAATAATAAGGGGATTATAAGAGGAAGACGACCACGGGAGTGAAAAAAGGAAAGGGgattagaaggaagaagaaaatacgGGAAGGGAGAGGGGAAAAAGTACAGGCAATGGGAGGGAAAAAAATAtcgagagaaagaaaaaaaaagtttaggttctcttatttgttttaattgaacaatttgtaaaaaaaatcttgatatttttagaatttataattaaattatttttaaataatttattttttctctaaatttcggggggtcggggggggggggggcacccCCAGCCCTATGTAGCTACGCCCCTGCTTATGTCCGAGTGGGTTAGCTACGACCGAGCGGGTCAGTTACGACCGGCCATGTCCAAGTGGACGAACAAGGCCAAACAGGTATTTCGAGGTTAAGAGACAAACAGACAGGGCATCCCCTGGTCGTCATCTTCGCCGAGCGGGAGGCTTGTCCGTCCGAATGAGAGGTAGCCCTCTGACAACGAGAAAGCTAAGTAAACGGAGATTGCTCGGTGCAGCATAGCTGAGCGGGCGtgtcctggccgagcggccactGCTCGGCCTAAAGCGGGACCCATCCGTATATCTCATCTTATTCTTTTGTAGGTTTGTGCCACAGACAACAAAGCATTTTCCGCTAGCAAATTGTACGATAGAAGCTTCCAGATTGTTACATCAGAGATATGCATGCTCGTTTAAGGAAATGTGTCAGCGGTattttttgacttatcttttcataAGACACTTGTGAAAATGTGCATATACTTTGAGATACGTGCACAAGACTACAATGATAATATAAAAGAGGTTCTCATTTATAGAAAGAGGTATGCGTAACTTCATCATTCTACAAGTTCTTTTGCTACAATACTGCCCTTCTCTATCTCAtggagattgacttgagcgttggaagaTCAACGCCGAGAACCCCTTCTAGCTCGGCATTGATATTTTTGTGTTACAAGAGTACGTGAAGTCTTTGTCGCATCAAACTTCTAGCCATCTCCCAGATTTCCGTCTTCTTCGCTTTTGGACAGGAATATTAGCGAGGTGTGCGTTGGGAAAATCAGTTATTGCTGCCTTAGATTCAACAATTCAATTAATATATTCCCTAATCCGATGTTAGAGTTGGAGTTCACCTACCCATTGAGAGATGATCAGTATTCGCCAATTGCGTCTTTGAAATTTAGCTAATCAAAGCAAAAAAGGAAAACAAAGTTATAATAATGTAGTCCAAAAAAGTCATGGGATATATTTGTGATTATAAGTTTATCAAAAGTCCAAAAAAGATTACACATTTTCTTGAGGCCCTCTCAGAGGGCTGTGATACAGTTTCCTTCAAATACTCGCATTAATATAGTCTTGAAtgagcaatgaattcaaataatcAAATCTTCCTTAGTGTCAATCTATTTATCAAATCCTCCAATTAGATAAATGTTGTACCAATTCCACTGCTCATTTGTTTTTCCCACATGATAACTTTCCCTCCACCATTCACGCTTCAACATACAATAAAGTATAGACACATGCAAACATCTTttgtataattaaaaaatatataaaccaCTTGCTACTCACTGAAATATATATTAGGCAATGGGCACAAATACCTTACAATATTTTCCATTACCAAGCAAGAAGGAAAAATACACAAGGAAAGTataattttattgattttataACTATAACTGCTTTCTCTAAataattcctcaaaataatattataaaaagtaaaataattttttgttttatcCTTTGTGTAATAACGGGGGATGAATATGAGATTATTCACGACTCCCATCGTGgtattaaattttcaatttaattgattaaaaataatttctattaCTATAGCAAAATCTCCACGAATAGTGTTTACTTAGGCTGCGTATTTAAACAGAACACCCAAACACAACACGTCGGGATCTCCTTTGGCCCTTTCGGACGAGGAAAACGCAAGACCAACCGAAGACGGCACATTATTGATTAAACAGTCACTAATGACGCCATTATTGAATCCATCTTTAAAACCAACCAACAGGCCAGCCGtcataataaaataataactTGGAAGGAGGGAGGGAACTGGGAAGGGACGGATTCCCTTCctctattttatttattgttttcttTTCCATCCAAGGAATCAAACCTCAGAGCTCCATCCGTCGCCGTAGAATACAATTCCCAATCCAcagctattttttatttttttttttaatttttatttaccgTCTCTCTTCTTTTGGCTTATTTGTATTTATTCACAAatatttctctctctttctctccaaATAAACGAATTGCGTGTTTTTCTCTGGTCTCTTTCCGCTCTTCCTCGGTTTTGATAAATTTTCTCCGCTGCTGTATTATAGTTCTCGACCACTGGttgaggcggcggcggcggcgccggAGGGGGAGATATGGTGGTgaatagtcccacatcgttgCTTGTGGCGGTGGTGGGCGGAGTATTCTTTGTGCGGCTCGTGCTCTCCTTCAAGTCGCTGGTGTTCTGGCTGGGCCGGTGGTGGCGCTGGGCGGAGGAGCGCACGCAAGCCTACCAGAGCTTCGAGATCCCGCAGCGCACCGAAGTCGGCGAAGACAACCCGCTCTACCGCTGCGCCGTTACCTACGTCGCCGCCCTCCCCTCTCTTGAACACGCCGACTCCGCCATGCTGTTCTCCTCCGGCCGTAAGCCGAAcgacttcttcctcctcctcggcCCCGGCCACTCCGCCGTTGACTTCTTCCTCGGCGCCCGCGTCACCTGGAGTAACGTCTCTGGCCGCTTGGTCCTGCGGCTTCGCCGCCAGGACCGCACCCGCTTCCTTCGCCCCTACCTCCAGCACGTCGAATCGGTCGCCGACGACCTCGAGCTCCGGCGGAGGGACGTCAGGTTGTACACCTTGTCCGGCGGAGGCCCGCGGTGGCGGTCGGTTTCTTTCACCCATCCGGCGAGCATGGAGACGGTTGCCATGGACGCGGACCTCAAGTCGCGGGTCCGCGCCGACCTGGAGTTCTTCCTCAAGGGCCGCGCGTACTACCATCGCCTCGGTAGGGTTTGGCGGCGGAGCTACCTTCTCTACGGCCCACCCGGGACCGGCAAGTCCACCTTCGTCGCCGCTATGGCCAAGCTCCTCTGCTACGACATCTACGACGTCGACCTCTCCCGCGTCTCCGCCGACGGCACCGATCTGAAGGCGCTCCTCCTCGGCACGACCCCCCGGTCGGTGATCCTGGTGGAGGACCTCGACCGGCACCTCAAGGGGAAGGGCGTTGGCGAGGTGGGGATTCTAAACTTCATGGATGGCGTCTTCTCCTGCTGCGGCGAGGAGCGGGTGATGGTGTTCACCATGAACTCAGACGGCGGAGGGATGGAGGCGGTCGAGCCGGCGGTGCTGCGGCCTGGGCGCCTCGACGTTCACATCCACTTCCCCCTTTGCGATTTCACCGCCTTCAAGACGCTGGCGAACAACTACCTGGGCCTCAAGGACCACAAGCTGTACCCGCAGGTGGAGGAGGTGTTCCAGAGCGGCGCCAGGATCAGCCCGGCCGAGGTCGGCGAGATCATGATCGCGAACCGCGGCTCGCCCAGCCGGGCTCTCAAGTCGGTCATCAGCGCGCTCCAGCAGCACGCGCCGTCCGCCTCACGTATCAACAGCGCCGCCTGTCGGAGGTTGAGCGACGGAGGCGCCTGGAGCAGGTTGGAGAACTCGGTCGGCGACTCCAGCAACGGCGCCATGGGGTTCGGGAAGGAGTTCAAGAAGCTGTACGGGCTGATTAGGATGAGGAGCGGCAGCAAGAAGGAAGGCGCGGTGCCCGTGGAGTTGGATAAGGACCGTTCCACGTTGAAGAACTAACTTTACTCGATTTTTTCATGCAAAATTCGATCTTTTTACTCcctcttttctattttttattatcttagatttGTTTTCTTAGCATGGGATGATCAAAGAATTGGTACGGAAGccttcattttttttgttttggagACGGAAGAAGCAGCCATTGTAGCTGTAGAAAGATAGGCAAACTCAATCGATCGTCGTTTGTGAATACTGTAAATGACACAGTTTGCTCAGATTACATTTCAGTTATCAACTCTTCATCTTTTCTTCTGTTTTTCATCGAATGAACAACTATTTCCTCTGccagaaaaaaaaattgttcttCATTCGAGCTTCTGCGATCAAAACTGATGGCCTGAAACTGTGGACGATAATGTTCCATCGCTGGAAAAGTTTGTGCTTGAAAGACGAATTAGAATCGTGCCACATTACCATTAAGCAAATGGTACGACACGGCATCAGATTTGTTCAACACGAACAGGCCCTGAGTCAACGCTGACACTCAGCTTTGACAAGTATCTAACGTGAGAACTCCCCTTCTAGTCTACAAGTTTGTCTTTTGCTGATTTTAATTCAGGTCAGACGTCTAGTCGTTTCATCAACATTTTGTCAAATCCTCACGGCTAAAATTTCAGAATATTCAAATTGCACGCTATGACCAAGTGAGATGCTCAAACTGACCGAGTTAGAGTCGGTTTTATATTTGAAGTCAATATTGCTTGATTCCAAACACCAAACCTCTCGGCCAAAACAGCTTGATAGGCAAAAACACTCCAAATTAACCATATGGAGGGGCTGCTTAAGGTATTCTAGTCTCATTGTAGTCTCAAATAACCACTTTGAAAAGTTTTAGACCAACAAGCTATTTTGTCTAAAGCAGTTTGATAGGCAAAACCCTCCAAATTAGTAAATGAGACTATGGATGAATTGTAAATTGTGTTTTTAACTCTCTAGAGGTCTTAGATGATTAATCAAAAAAGAGTCGGACCACATTAGATTGCAATTCGAGAACTCATGACCTCAATttcatataataataattttaccattacaccaagactcccttttaatatttttagtttattATATGTCCAAAATAGCTTGAGATCATAGTGGGATTGCTCAAGGTATTATGGACTTCTAGTAGACTAGATgatagttttaaaaagttttagatCAATAAGTGTTCTAGATTAAAGACGCGAGGGGAAAAAGAGATTAGGGTTTTATAAATAGGGGAAAAAAATGATGCACCCAATTTAGATATTATAAAACTTTAGAAGCACAGTTTGGTAACGTActgttttaattatttatttgtaagGTAGAGAGTAGAGTATTTGGAAGGCGAATAAGTTTCACTCAGTGGAGGATGTGGCGAGcattgaaaaacaaagaaatatCAACACGGGGCACAGTGCTGTGGTAAGATACAAAGATTATTCCATTCAAGGGTTCAAATCTCACATTGAGCATTTGCTGTGGAATT
Coding sequences within it:
- the LOC122017389 gene encoding AAA-ATPase At2g46620-like is translated as MVVNSPTSLLVAVVGGVFFVRLVLSFKSLVFWLGRWWRWAEERTQAYQSFEIPQRTEVGEDNPLYRCAVTYVAALPSLEHADSAMLFSSGRKPNDFFLLLGPGHSAVDFFLGARVTWSNVSGRLVLRLRRQDRTRFLRPYLQHVESVADDLELRRRDVRLYTLSGGGPRWRSVSFTHPASMETVAMDADLKSRVRADLEFFLKGRAYYHRLGRVWRRSYLLYGPPGTGKSTFVAAMAKLLCYDIYDVDLSRVSADGTDLKALLLGTTPRSVILVEDLDRHLKGKGVGEVGILNFMDGVFSCCGEERVMVFTMNSDGGGMEAVEPAVLRPGRLDVHIHFPLCDFTAFKTLANNYLGLKDHKLYPQVEEVFQSGARISPAEVGEIMIANRGSPSRALKSVISALQQHAPSASRINSAACRRLSDGGAWSRLENSVGDSSNGAMGFGKEFKKLYGLIRMRSGSKKEGAVPVELDKDRSTLKN